The Clavelina lepadiformis chromosome 3, kaClaLepa1.1, whole genome shotgun sequence region ACAAGGTTCAAAGATGGTTTTGTTTGTATAATGCAAGCATATTGTTTTGCAATATCAAAAATGAATACAAAAAACTGACCTGTTGAATATGTTGCTGTGGCTGATTGGTTGATGTGAATCGATCTTCATTTAAACCATCACCAGGTTGCCTTCAAGAAAGAAGTAAAATACgtttaaaatagtttattcTTTGTACTGACAAGAGGTAAACTACTAGAAAGTAGTAAAAGGTGACATCGTGTTACAATCAATCTCTGAGGAAAACAACTGAGaatatgaataaaaaatcGAACAACTTCACgatgataaacaaaacaaggcATATAGAGTTCTAAAAGACACAATTTCAAACCTGGAGTCCTGACCGTATCTCTCCCCGGCTGGAATCGGTCTGGAGGGCCCCGATGGACCCCAATTACGTTCACGACCAACCTGTGGCCTGTAAGTGGGTCCTCCAGCTCTTTGCGCAACCAAATTTTGCTGCCGATTAGTAGGGGGTGGGGTGGGGGCATCGACATCAATGCCCTCAGAGCTGTCGTCTTCATCAGGTGGGGGATCGAATGGGTGACGGGGGGCTTTTGGCATACCCAGGTTGCTATCTCGTCCAGTGGGTGGTTGTCGTttctgctgctgctgttgctgGGGGTATTGGGGGCCATTGTTATGGTGGGGTTGGTGATTGGTCTATGTTGAAAAATCATCATcaatatttgtcaaataatACTCAATAATATACGAATTGGGTCAAAACTTGAGCTTTTCTGCGATGTATTCACAAGGAAAATACCACTTATTTCCAAGCAAGCTTATTTCCAGCAAGAGTGCAAGACAACTGACCATATATTGACAAATGATTTAAAGTATAAAAGTCAatgtaaaaacataaaaactgtgCTTGACCTACATATCCAAACAAGGCACTGACTACTTGATTCAAAACTTCAACTTACCTGTCGTGGTTGTTCGCTTAAGTCACTCGGAGGAGCCGGCCAGTCTTCATCATTTTGCGATTGGTCCGCACCATTCTTATACACGTTGTAGCTACTGGAGACAACTGCTGGTACATAATTGGTATCTGGACTCCTTCGCTGGTTGTATGTTGGTTGACGATCACCATATAGTGGTTGCTCACTATGAGGTAGCTGGTCGGGAGGTGGAACTCTCTGGTCTTCGTGTGGTTGCTGGTATGGTGGTCGGTCTTTGTTGAATGGTTGCTGTCGATGGTGTGGCGGTTGACTTTGATATGGTTCTTGCGATCTGGTGGATTGCTGGTGATCGCTGATTGATGGAGAGTTGAACTTTTGGTAACTACGAGCAACGAGACTTGGAACATAATTGCTCTCGTCAGAGGATGGTCCTTCAGGTTGGTTGCTTGTGTTGAACTGGTTGGGTTGGTCACTGCGCTGCTGGTAAGATGGTTGTTTGTATTGGGAGGTAGCTTGGTTGTGTGGTGGTCTTTGAGGCGATCTCCTATCATCATACGGTTGTCGTCGCTGACTTTGTGGTTCTGATGATGGAGGGGCTGCTgtaaaattaaagttatttcaaCAGAAAATACCACATAAGAATACTGGTCTATAAATTGCAGAAGAACGCATAAATCCAATTATTTTGTGATTTACTACTAAATTATTTTGCTGTAAAAGCTATGTTTCGATCTAAatggtttaattttaatcatttCAGCAACATTAAAGGTCTAATTGCAGTGTCATGCATGCATACTGGCAGCGATACCATGTCCATATTACatctgttttcaaaaaacttgtgAAAAGTTGGTTAAAATCACTTCTAGAATTAGACTTTTTCATACACAGTTGGGTTGAGATAATGCTACTGTAAAATCAATCCAAATCACTTGAGCAAACCAATTGCAAATAAATGCAGTTAGTTAAGCTACAGATTAGTCATCAACAAATCTACGCTTAACactcaaataaaaaatcagtGCGGCTTGATCAGCAAATTCAAACCATATACAATAATTCATACATGCTTTAGTATTAAAACCCAGCTGTATAATTAAGCATTCAAAGCAATGTAAATTAGCTGATCAAAGTGTCTGTGAGGCATTATTATGTTCATTCACACCACAGCAATTTATCTACATAAATTTTACATGAATAATATCTTCTGTCAGCAGAATGATCATATTGAAACTGTTCCTCGTACTGGGGTTGGTTATGTGAGATCACATCTTTAAAGTCAAACGAaggttttatgaaaaattagAGTTTATGTTTTAACGCTGATATTTCATATCCAATAGTCTAAGAATCTGTGTGAAGTTTTACCACAAAACCATATCTGGAATAGTGACAAACTTCATCTTCAAGTGTATAGAAAGATGCATAGTGCACTGCATGCATTTGCAGTATATGTCTGTACAGTTAACttgccaaaacaaaacaaaactcagCAATTTTATAAACTTACATCGATTTCCTGAACCTGGATGTTGATTGACAGGTTTCACCGGTGGAGGTAGGGGCTTGTAACCCCTGTCTGGACCTTCAAATTCCTTCTTCTGAAACTGAACCCCAACTACCATGGGGTTACTCATCGGTGGATCCCCTGAATAGCTACTTCTTGCTCGGGGGTCGTCTAAATTGGTGGGTGACCTCATCCGCGAGTTTAACACGTCTAAATTATTCATGCTCTGGCTGTGTTGGGGTGGGGGGTCATAATGTGGGAGATTTTGATTTCGATGTTGGCCCCCGTCATCGTACCTCAGAGGTGGGGGATGCTGTGCTTGGGGAGGAGCGGGCATTCTTTCTCGAAAGTTTTCCCGCGGCCTCTCATATTTATCATCTGGTGGGGGCTGATGAGAAGGGGGTTGTGAGGGGGGTTTATACCGCTGTTCGGGGTAATTCTGTCCTGGAGGTGGTGGAAAACGGTCATCAGGCCGCTGTGATGGTTCCTGGTAGGAATTTCGATGATGATGTGATGGTTGCTGGTGCCTGGGATGGTCGCTGGTTGCTGGTGGGTATGGTGTTTTGGTTTGGTATGACTGATTTGAACTGGGTGATGTTGGGGGCTTTGACATGGCGGGGCCGGCGTTGTTGTATCGATTTGCACCCCAACTTGACGATGCTTGGGGCAAAGGAACAGACGCGCTTGGTTTGTCAAACATGTTTTTCATCGAACGAACACtctaaaaaattattacaaaaagtaACCTCCTGCAAATGGATGGTAACAAATGCTAACAATTTGCCAAAGACGATTTATTTAAGTTATGTCATcaccaaaaccaaaaaaacaaactataaCAATACGAGCAGATTTTCTTTTATCTTATGACCTTACTTTTATCTGTGAGCTGTCAACACCAGAATCGTGTTCATTCCACCGCTGGTTGCTTATTTTCTGACTTCTGTATGGTGGCTGGTGCGCATCTTTTTGCATGGTCCAGTGAGCTGGTTTATGTTGCTGTTGGTTGTATTCACTGCTGTGTTCATTCACGCCATGACTTGAGCCATGTTGATCATTCTCGTACCTACGACCGCGACTGTCGTCTCTGGAATTTGGTTGATCGAACGGCCGATTGTACGAAGCACTTTGCTCCGCACGAGGGGATATTGGGGCTCCATGTGGGGGGTGTTGGGAGTAGGGTGGGTCCCTGGGTCTTGCATCGTACGATCTTTCCGTGTAAACTGATCCGTAGCCGCTACTGTCAGTATCTCGATGCATATCATGACCTCCCTGGAGTGGGGCAGATCGGTCGTAATATTGATCATTCCGGGGATTTTGTGGTTCTTGGTAAGGCCTAATATAACAAACATCAGTTTCATTTACGTGTTTACATAGACACATGCTTGTTATGCAGTACTTATATACTACACTGCAGTACTTAACAGAATTAAACCGGTTTCAGAAGTGCagataaatttaaatgttatgaGATATGTTGGCACCGATCGATATCCTATTGTTATAATAgtgtaacaaacaaatttggCATCACAAGATCTGATGTTATTTATGCATAAAAATGCATTCAGGCTAAAAACACAATCTTTTTGCTATACAATGTGGTAATTTATTGCACAACTGGGACCAATTTTTACTACAACTGCTCATCAGGTAACAATTAGAAAAGTCACGAACTAACCTGTCGTGGGAAGGAGGGTTGTGATAATGTTGGGGATCATGTTCACCATAACGAGCTTTGTTATCGGGGTAGTTAGAGATTTGATTTGGTTGTTCCATGATTGTAGTGAGTGGATGAGACTGAAAGTATTAAAATCATGAGGGGCAGAGCATTCATTTTCCACTTATATACAACATGCTATATGCTACATGCTATATGCCTTAAATGGTAAAACTGAATATTGCACAcaattgaatttaaaaaaatttgctaattactaaaaaatttaatacaaaactCAACAAAAAATCCTTGTCAACAATTCAACTCACCCTAGTTGGGTTTGAGTGAGGAGATCGAATCCTGCTCTCGTCCTGTTGGTTATATGAAGGGTAATCAGCAGGAGAACGCAAATTGGGTGGGGGCGATCGATGGTCCGGTGGTTTGTTCACTTTCGCCACCACGCCAAACACTGCAGCACCGCCGCCTGCATTgctctaaaaaatttaaaaacaaaactaggTATTTTTATGCTATTGGTTCATCTAAGGTATTTGTGAATACCTTCCAGTTGAAAACTATAACATTAATTTAAGATATTAATTAGTACAGATAcaagtgcaaaagtaaaatattttaatcagTTTTCCAAGCCATGGAAGCTTAATAGGCAACGAAGTATGTATACCTTGTAGGccaatatttactttacacaAATCATGTTTGCCCATCGTGAGAAGATTATTTAAGCAGAGTGGAATCTTATAATAGATTTATAAAACCAATGAAGCTACAAATGAAATCTTTCATAACAACATACTGTAGTCTGTGCTAATACTTGTGGTGAACTCATTTGTGAAGCTGTATTTGGAGAGTCATACGGATAAGGTTGAGTGTGTGGGCCTGAACGCTCCTCTCTAAATAAAGTAGCGTCTGTTAAAATTCAGTTAATTGTTTCCTTTTACATGAAATGACTTCCTGAATTATATCACAGCTAAATAATTCATAGAAAGATAGAAAACGATTTTACGCTCAAAAGAGACATTTGTAAAAACTCCATTGCCATTTCATACTCCATTGCATATGTTCTTTGTGAGATTAAACAACAGGCAAtcgaaagaaacaaaataaaaatggaaataaCTAGGCTAATATCATTTACCCTTATGCAAGCAATTAGCACATAAAAAGAATTATATAATGATACTTAAATGCAGATAACGTTAAAAGATTGACATAACAGTAAAACAAACCTTTCCGGTTGTTTTTGTTCATAATTTGAAGGTTTGTAGTCATCCCTTGCAAACTGATGAGACGGCCCTGACTGCAACAAAAAGCACAAGATATGCTGACAAATTCAAACTTGTTATTCTAAACTAcatatataaaatttaaaccaaataatttttgttcgTAATTCAGCTAAAGcattaacttttgcaatgtacAACAGTTTTGGAAGAGAATTTTTTATGGATCACAAGCAGAAGGTCAAAGAACattcttttttcattgatttggTGGTAAATTATAAATACCTGGTACTGGTCAGATCTCAGATGTGGTTCACGTTTTGGTGGAGAACCATAATTGGTTGGTGGATTCCTTTGATATTGTTCGTCATAATTCCTTTGCTGATGGTGGATGGGTTCATTCAAGTTCATTTGTTGAACACGTTGGGGTAAATTAGAATTATAATCCTCTTGTTGATAACCATCCACATCACGATGCT contains the following coding sequences:
- the LOC143448677 gene encoding uncharacterized protein LOC143448677 isoform X5, translating into MSSQVQYYGGRQMNRPPAGNYNDGYMPENRPYQPAQDYQGNRNSWSDRRAHEAPQQSNQQFNDGPAYQQDQREFYPQSASPPRRYDDGPHYQQRNEDYARDNRHDQRYPPHSERQQYDGNENRYNSHQEQKSYDQDNRGYDDKYRQSTQHRDVDGYQQEDYNSNLPQRVQQMNLNEPIHHQQRNYDEQYQRNPPTNYGSPPKREPHLRSDQYQSGPSHQFARDDYKPSNYEQKQPEREERSGPHTQPYPYDSPNTASQMSSPQVLAQTTSNAGGGAAVFGVVAKVNKPPDHRSPPPNLRSPADYPSYNQQDESRIRSPHSNPTRSHPLTTIMEQPNQISNYPDNKARYGEHDPQHYHNPPSHDRPYQEPQNPRNDQYYDRSAPLQGGHDMHRDTDSSGYGSVYTERSYDARPRDPPYSQHPPHGAPISPRAEQSASYNRPFDQPNSRDDSRGRRYENDQHGSSHGVNEHSSEYNQQQHKPAHWTMQKDAHQPPYRSQKISNQRWNEHDSGVDSSQIKSVRSMKNMFDKPSASVPLPQASSSWGANRYNNAGPAMSKPPTSPSSNQSYQTKTPYPPATSDHPRHQQPSHHHRNSYQEPSQRPDDRFPPPPGQNYPEQRYKPPSQPPSHQPPPDDKYERPRENFRERMPAPPQAQHPPPLRYDDGGQHRNQNLPHYDPPPQHSQSMNNLDVLNSRMRSPTNLDDPRARSSYSGDPPMSNPMVVGVQFQKKEFEGPDRGYKPLPPPVKPVNQHPGSGNRYVISHNQPQYEEQFQYDHSADRRYYSSAPPSSEPQSQRRQPYDDRRSPQRPPHNQATSQYKQPSYQQRSDQPNQFNTSNQPEGPSSDESNYVPSLVARSYQKFNSPSISDHQQSTRSQEPYQSQPPHHRQQPFNKDRPPYQQPHEDQRVPPPDQLPHSEQPLYGDRQPTYNQRRSPDTNYVPAVVSSSYNVYKNGADQSQNDEDWPAPPSDLSEQPRQTNHQPHHNNGPQYPQQQQQQKRQPPTGRDSNLGMPKAPRHPFDPPPDEDDSSEGIDVDAPTPPPTNRQQNLVAQRAGGPTYRPQVGRERNWGPSGPSRPIPAGERYGQDSRQPGDGLNEDRFTSTNQPQQHIQQRNVGMKPQPPQKPDGPDAVDAAMQDWDNTDAHPLNHDHSKDRVRMARTGQMSKRKPPTRMSSSTALVDDYAINVTPDDLVQNRISPITVEESQAPKPEKHHAEAKLTTSKKYHSQQPSRAEQPPRSADKPNAKKDNKLVFKVPSEEALKRGAASLPNIQETANDDRKRPPTYTGFGNTTKQKTSLGTDLLDKFKTAQESAIRSAQKKQDRALKSVQAITRLNKRSPSPVKSPTRPVKETRQDKNADIIKEATKRNDNRDIYNKSKPRTSHRESPDESDRSNSQRGRDDRPDRGRSRAKSKERGVSPDRRGRSRSRERNISPQHRGRSRSRERNISPERRGRDRSRDRDLDRDHRARKSERDRDRYHQQVSPYKQGHDDPSYSRNPYRRSGHHHSDEPDWVGEFRKKRAHDEPGSRRAWVNDPRWKDRKKEFDINKYERDVRSATAYNSDFEQPERKQMFPTKLMAKGAPPSRRPQQGGDDWMRNLKEHNRRANRNRTHETRVSFDAC
- the LOC143448677 gene encoding uncharacterized protein LOC143448677 isoform X2, which encodes MSSQVQYYGGRQMNRPPAGNYNDGYMPENRPYQPAQDYQGNRNSWSDRRAHEAPQQSNQQFNDGPAYQQDQREFYPQSASPPRRYDDGPHYQQRNEDYARDNRHDQRYPPHSERQQYDGNENRYNSHQEQKSYDQDNRGYDDKYRQSTQHRDVDGYQQEDYNSNLPQRVQQMNLNEPIHHQQRNYDEQYQRNPPTNYGSPPKREPHLRSDQYQSGPSHQFARDDYKPSNYEQKQPEREERSGPHTQPYPYDSPNTASQMSSPQVLAQTTSNAGGGAAVFGVVAKVNKPPDHRSPPPNLRSPADYPSYNQQDESRIRSPHSNPTRSHPLTTIMEQPNQISNYPDNKARYGEHDPQHYHNPPSHDRPYQEPQNPRNDQYYDRSAPLQGGHDMHRDTDSSGYGSVYTERSYDARPRDPPYSQHPPHGAPISPRAEQSASYNRPFDQPNSRDDSRGRRYENDQHGSSHGVNEHSSEYNQQQHKPAHWTMQKDAHQPPYRSQKISNQRWNEHDSGVDSSQIKSVRSMKNMFDKPSASVPLPQASSSWGANRYNNAGPAMSKPPTSPSSNQSYQTKTPYPPATSDHPRHQQPSHHHRNSYQEPSQRPDDRFPPPPGQNYPEQRYKPPSQPPSHQPPPDDKYERPRENFRERMPAPPQAQHPPPLRYDDGGQHRNQNLPHYDPPPQHSQSMNNLDVLNSRMRSPTNLDDPRARSSYSGDPPMSNPMVVGVQFQKKEFEGPDRGYKPLPPPVKPVNQHPGSGNRYVISHNQPQYEEQFQYDHSADRRYYSSAPPSSEPQSQRRQPYDDRRSPQRPPHNQATSQYKQPSYQQRSDQPNQFNTSNQPEGPSSDESNYVPSLVARSYQKFNSPSISDHQQSTRSQEPYQSQPPHHRQQPFNKDRPPYQQPHEDQRVPPPDQLPHSEQPLYGDRQPTYNQRRSPDTNYVPAVVSSSYNVYKNGADQSQNDEDWPAPPSDLSEQPRQTNHQPHHNNGPQYPQQQQQQKRQPPTGRDSNLGMPKAPRHPFDPPPDEDDSSEGIDVDAPTPPPTNRQQNLVAQRAGGPTYRPQVGRERNWGPSGPSRPIPAGERYGQDSRQPGDGLNEDRFTSTNQPQQHIQQRNVGMKPQPPQKPVRNSLRKKANNEQDGPDAVDAAMQDWDNTDAHPLNHDHSKDRVRMARTGQMSKRKPPTRMSSSTALVDDYAINVTPDDLVQNRISPITVEESQAPKPEKHHAEAKLTTSKKYHSQQPSRAEQPPRSADKPNAKKDNKLVFKVPSEEALKRGAASLPNIQETANDDRKRPPTYTGFGNTTKQKTSLGTDLLDKFKTAQESAIRSAQKKQDRALKSVQAITRLNKRSPSPVKSPTRPVKETRQDKNADIIKEATKRNDNRDIYNKSKPRTSHRESPDESDRSNSQRGRDDRPDRGRSRAKSKERGVSPDRRGRSRSRERNISPQHRGRSRSRERNISPERRGRDRSRDRDLDRDHRARKSERDRDRYHQQVSPYKQGHDDPSYSRNPYRRSGHHHSDEPDWVGEFRKKRAHDEPGSRRAWVNDPRWKDRKKEFDINKYERDVRSATAYNSDFEQPERKQMFPTKLMAKGAPPSRRPQQGGDDWMRNLKEHNRRANRNRFGNLDLR
- the LOC143448677 gene encoding uncharacterized protein LOC143448677 isoform X7 translates to MSSQVQYYGGRQMNRPPAGNYNDGYMPENRPYQPAQDYQGNRNSWSDRRAHEAPQQSNQQFNDGPAYQQDQREFYPQSASPPRRYDDGPHYQQRNEDYARDNRHDQRYPPHSERQQYDGNENRYNSHQEQKSYDQDNRGYDDKYRQSTQHRDVDGYQQEDYNSNLPQRVQQMNLNEPIHHQQRNYDEQYQRNPPTNYGSPPKREPHLRSDQYQSGPSHQFARDDYKPSNYEQKQPEREERSGPHTQPYPYDSPNTASQMSSPQVLAQTTSNAGGGAAVFGVVAKVNKPPDHRSPPPNLRSPADYPSYNQQDESRIRSPHSNPTRSHPLTTIMEQPNQISNYPDNKARYGEHDPQHYHNPPSHDRPYQEPQNPRNDQYYDRSAPLQGGHDMHRDTDSSGYGSVYTERSYDARPRDPPYSQHPPHGAPISPRAEQSASYNRPFDQPNSRDDSRGRRYENDQHGSSHGVNEHSSEYNQQQHKPAHWTMQKDAHQPPYRSQKISNQRWNEHDSGVDSSQIKSVRSMKNMFDKPSASVPLPQASSSWGANRYNNAGPAMSKPPTSPSSNQSYQTKTPYPPATSDHPRHQQPSHHHRNSYQEPSQRPDDRFPPPPGQNYPEQRYKPPSQPPSHQPPPDDKYERPRENFRERMPAPPQAQHPPPLRYDDGGQHRNQNLPHYDPPPQHSQSMNNLDVLNSRMRSPTNLDDPRARSSYSGDPPMSNPMVVGVQFQKKEFEGPDRGYKPLPPPVKPVNQHPGSGNRSAPPSSEPQSQRRQPYDDRRSPQRPPHNQATSQYKQPSYQQRSDQPNQFNTSNQPEGPSSDESNYVPSLVARSYQKFNSPSISDHQQSTRSQEPYQSQPPHHRQQPFNKDRPPYQQPHEDQRVPPPDQLPHSEQPLYGDRQPTYNQRRSPDTNYVPAVVSSSYNVYKNGADQSQNDEDWPAPPSDLSEQPRQTNHQPHHNNGPQYPQQQQQQKRQPPTGRDSNLGMPKAPRHPFDPPPDEDDSSEGIDVDAPTPPPTNRQQNLVAQRAGGPTYRPQVGRERNWGPSGPSRPIPAGERYGQDSRQPGDGLNEDRFTSTNQPQQHIQQRNVGMKPQPPQKPVRNSLRKKANNEQDGPDAVDAAMQDWDNTDAHPLNHDHSKDRVRMARTGQMSKRKPPTRMSSSTALVDDYAINVTPDDLVQNRISPITVEESQAPKPEKHHAEAKLTTSKKYHSQQPSRAEQPPRSADKPNAKKDNKLVFKVPSEEALKRGAASLPNIQETANDDRKRPPTYTGFGNTTKQKTSLGTDLLDKFKTAQESAIRSAQKKQDRALKSVQAITRLNKRSPSPVKSPTRPVKETRQDKNADIIKEATKRNDNRDIYNKSKPRTSHRESPDESDRSNSQRGRDDRPDRGRSRAKSKERGVSPDRRGRSRSRERNISPQHRGRSRSRERNISPERRGRDRSRDRDLDRDHRARKSERDRDRYHQQVSPYKQGHDDPSYSRNPYRRSGHHHSDEPDWVGEFRKKRAHDEPGSRRAWVNDPRWKDRKKEFDINKYERDVRSATAYNSDFEQPERKQMFPTKLMAKGAPPSRRPQQGGDDWMRNLKEHNRRANRNRTHETRVSFDAC
- the LOC143448677 gene encoding uncharacterized protein LOC143448677 isoform X3; its protein translation is MSSQVQYYGGRQMNRPPAGNYNDGYMPENRPYQPAQDYQGNRNSWSDRRAHEAPQQSNQQFNDGPAYQQDQREFYPQSASPPRRYDDGPHYQQRNEDYARDNRHDQRYPPHSERQQYDGNENRYNSHQEQKSYDQDNRGYDDKYRQSTQHRDVDGYQQEDYNSNLPQRVQQMNLNEPIHHQQRNYDEQYQRNPPTNYGSPPKREPHLRSDQYQSGPSHQFARDDYKPSNYEQKQPEREERSGPHTQPYPYDSPNTASQMSSPQVLAQTTSNAGGGAAVFGVVAKVNKPPDHRSPPPNLRSPADYPSYNQQDESRIRSPHSNPTRSHPLTTIMEQPNQISNYPDNKARYGEHDPQHYHNPPSHDRPYQEPQNPRNDQYYDRSAPLQGGHDMHRDTDSSGYGSVYTERSYDARPRDPPYSQHPPHGAPISPRAEQSASYNRPFDQPNSRDDSRGRRYENDQHGSSHGVNEHSSEYNQQQHKPAHWTMQKDAHQPPYRSQKISNQRWNEHDSGVDSSQIKSVRSMKNMFDKPSASVPLPQASSSWGANRYNNAGPAMSKPPTSPSSNQSYQTKTPYPPATSDHPRHQQPSHHHRNSYQEPSQRPDDRFPPPPGQNYPEQRYKPPSQPPSHQPPPDDKYERPRENFRERMPAPPQAQHPPPLRYDDGGQHRNQNLPHYDPPPQHSQSMNNLDVLNSRMRSPTNLDDPRARSSYSGDPPMSNPMVVGVQFQKKEFEGPDRGYKPLPPPVKPVNQHPGSGNRYVISHNQPQYEEQFQYDHSADRRYYSSAPPSSEPQSQRRQPYDDRRSPQRPPHNQATSQYKQPSYQQRSDQPNQFNTSNQPEGPSSDESNYVPSLVARSYQKFNSPSISDHQQSTRSQEPYQSQPPHHRQQPFNKDRPPYQQPHEDQRVPPPDQLPHSEQPLYGDRQPTYNQRRSPDTNYVPAVVSSSYNVYKNGADQSQNDEDWPAPPSDLSEQPRQTNHQPHHNNGPQYPQQQQQQKRQPPTGRDSNLGMPKAPRHPFDPPPDEDDSSEGIDVDAPTPPPTNRQQNLVAQRAGGPTYRPQVGRERNWGPSGPSRPIPAGERYGQDSRQPGDGLNEDRFTSTNQPQQHIQQRNVGMKPQPPQKPVRNSLRKKANNEQDGPDAVDAAMQDWDNTDAHPLNHDHSKDRVRMARTGQMSKRKPPTRMSSSTALVDDYAINVTPDDLVQNRISPITVEESQAPKPEKHHAEAKLTTSKKYHSQQPSRAEQPPRSADKPNAKKDNKLVFKVPSEEALKRGAASLPNIQETANDDRKRPPTYTGFGNTTKQKTSLGTDLLDKFKTAQESAIRSAQKKQDRALKSVQAITRLNKRSPSPVKSPTRPVKETRQDKNADIIKEATKRNDNRDIYNKSKPRTSHRESPDESDRSNSQRGRDDRPDRGRSRAKSKERGVSPDRRGRSRSRERNISPQHRGRSRSRERNISPERRGRDRSRDRDLDRDHRARKSERDRDRYHQQVSPYKQGHDDPSYSRNPYRRSGHHHSDEPDWVGEFRKKRAHDEPGSRRAWVNDPRWKDRKKEFDINKYERDVRSATAYNSDFEQPERKQMFPTKLMAKGAPPSRRPQQGGDDWMRNLKEHNRRANRNRY
- the LOC143448677 gene encoding uncharacterized protein LOC143448677 isoform X4 → MSSQVQYYGGRQMNRPPAGNYNDGYMPENRPYQPAQDYQGNRNSWSDRRAHEAPQQSNQQFNDGPAYQQDQREFYPQSASPPRRYDDGPHYQQRNEDYARDNRHDQRYPPHSERQQYDGNENRYNSHQEQKSYDQDNRGYDDKYRQSTQHRDVDGYQQEDYNSNLPQRVQQMNLNEPIHHQQRNYDEQYQRNPPTNYGSPPKREPHLRSDQYQSGPSHQFARDDYKPSNYEQKQPEREERSGPHTQPYPYDSPNTASQMSSPQVLAQTTSNAGGGAAVFGVVAKVNKPPDHRSPPPNLRSPADYPSYNQQDESRIRSPHSNPTRSHPLTTIMEQPNQISNYPDNKARYGEHDPQHYHNPPSHDRPYQEPQNPRNDQYYDRSAPLQGGHDMHRDTDSSGYGSVYTERSYDARPRDPPYSQHPPHGAPISPRAEQSASYNRPFDQPNSRDDSRGRRYENDQHGSSHGVNEHSSEYNQQQHKPAHWTMQKDAHQPPYRSQKISNQRWNEHDSGVDSSQIKSVRSMKNMFDKPSASVPLPQASSSWGANRYNNAGPAMSKPPTSPSSNQSYQTKTPYPPATSDHPRHQQPSHHHRNSYQEPSQRPDDRFPPPPGQNYPEQRYKPPSQPPSHQPPPDDKYERPRENFRERMPAPPQAQHPPPLRYDDGGQHRNQNLPHYDPPPQHSQSMNNLDVLNSRMRSPTNLDDPRARSSYSGDPPMSNPMVVGVQFQKKEFEGPDRGYKPLPPPVKPVNQHPGSGNRYVISHNQPQYEEQFQYDHSADRRYYSSAPPSSEPQSQRRQPYDDRRSPQRPPHNQATSQYKQPSYQQRSDQPNQFNTSNQPEGPSSDESNYVPSLVARSYQKFNSPSISDHQQSTRSQEPYQSQPPHHRQQPFNKDRPPYQQPHEDQRVPPPDQLPHSEQPLYGDRQPTYNQRRSPDTNYVPAVVSSSYNVYKNGADQSQNDEDWPAPPSDLSEQPRQTNHQPHHNNGPQYPQQQQQQKRQPPTGRDSNLGMPKAPRHPFDPPPDEDDSSEGIDVDAPTPPPTNRQQNLVAQRAGGPTYRPQVGRERNWGPSGPSRPIPAGERYGQDSRQPGDGLNEDRFTSTNQPQQHIQQRNVGMKPQPPQKPVRNSLRKKANNEQDGPDAVDAAMQDWDNTDAHPLNHDHSKDRVRMARTGQMSKRKPPTRMSSSTALVDDYAINVTPDDLVQNRISPITVEESQAPKPEKHHAEAKLTTSKKYHSQQPSRAEQPPRSADKPNAKKDNKLVFKVPSEEALKRGAASLPNIQETANDDRKRPPTYTGFGNTTKQKTSLGTDLLDKFKTAQESAIRSAQKKQDRALKSVQAITRLNKRSPSPVKSPTRPVKETRQDKNADIIKEATKRNDNRDIYNKSKPRTSHRESPDESDRSNSQRGRDDRPDRGRSRAKSKERGVSPDRRGRSRSRERNISPQHRGRSRSRERNISPERRGRDRSRDRDLDRDHRARKSERDRDRYHQQVSPYKQGHDDPSYSRNPYRRSGHHHSDEPDWVGEFRKKRAHDEPGSRRAWVNDPRWKDRKKEFDINKYERDVRSATAYNSDFEQPERKQMFPTKLMAKGAPPSRRPQQGGDDWMRNLKEHNRRANRNR